One segment of Manihot esculenta cultivar AM560-2 chromosome 4, M.esculenta_v8, whole genome shotgun sequence DNA contains the following:
- the LOC110613303 gene encoding fasciclin-like arabinogalactan protein 12, giving the protein MKQQSLFLSSLLLLFLHCSKILAQSPAAAPAPAKAPAATPPPPSTPAAAAPAPALVPVMPSKGPLNVVKVLQKAGHFTFFVRLIKTTQEDIQLFSQLNDSSDGVTIFAPTDGAFSSIIKSGTLNSLSDQEKIELVQFHIIPRFLSVSQFQTVSNPLKTLSGAGNRYALNVTTTENLVNISTGLTNTSVSAIVYTDGKVAIYQVDKVLLPLDLFAPKPPAPAPAPPKAKKDEGAESPVVPKDISGAVLSCLAQENLVIFGVIGMFGAIFSL; this is encoded by the coding sequence ATGAAGCAACAATCCCTCTTCTTGTCTTCACTGCTTCTTCTCTTCCTCCACTGCTCCAAAATCCTAGCCCAATCACCAGCTGCAGCTCCAGCACCAGCAAAAGCACCAGCTGCAACCCCTCCTCCACCATCAACACCTGCAGCTGCTGCTCCGGCACCCGCTCTTGTCCCTGTAATGCCATCAAAAGGCCCTCTCAACGTTGTCAAAGTCCTTCAAAAAGCTGGTCACTTCACATTCTTTGTCCGTCTCATAAAAACCACCCAGGAAGATATCCAATTATTTTCCCAGCTCAACGACTCCAGCGATGGAGTAACAATCTTCGCCCCAACTGACGGCGCATTTTCAAGCATCATCAAATCAGGCACACTTAACTCtctatctgatcaagaaaagaTCGAGCTGGTGCAGTTTCATATAATCCCAAGATTTCTATCTGTTTCTCAGTTTCAGACAGTGAGCAATCCTTTGAAAACACTTTCAGGAGCTGGCAACAGATACGCTCTCAACGTGACCACCACTGAAAATTTAGTGAATATAAGTACAGGACTTACAAATACAAGTGTTTCAGCCATTGTTTACACAGATGGGAAGGTTGCCATTTATCAGGTTGACAAGGTGCTGCTTCCTCTTGATCTCTTCGCCCCTAAGCCTCCTGCTCCGGCGCCGGCACCGCCGAAGGCTAAGAAAGATGAAGGAGCAGAAAGCCCTGTGGTTCCTAAGGATATTTCTGGTGCAGTGCTAAGCTGTCTTGCGCAAGAAAATTTGGTGATCTTTGGGGTGATTGGCATGTTTGGTGCTATATTTTCTTTGTGA